One genomic segment of Streptosporangium album includes these proteins:
- a CDS encoding nuclear transport factor 2 family protein, whose protein sequence is MTTADHFRSAVEHRDLAALSDLFTDDIRLYSPVKFTPFEGKPMVLGLFGVLLRTFEDFRYIGHFDGTAQTSTDGTEAPSVILLFRATVHGKQIHGIDLLQLNETGLIKEFTVMVRPQSAVRALGEAVLAGLVADGLVPAPADH, encoded by the coding sequence ATGACTACCGCAGACCACTTCCGGTCCGCCGTCGAACATCGCGATCTCGCCGCTCTGAGCGACCTGTTCACCGACGACATCCGCTTGTACAGCCCGGTGAAATTCACCCCCTTCGAGGGCAAGCCCATGGTCCTGGGCCTCTTCGGCGTCCTGTTGCGCACTTTCGAAGACTTCCGCTACATCGGGCACTTCGACGGCACCGCCCAGACCAGCACCGACGGCACCGAGGCCCCATCGGTCATCCTGCTGTTCCGAGCCACCGTGCACGGCAAGCAGATCCATGGCATCGACCTCCTCCAGCTCAACGAGACCGGCCTGATCAAAGAGTTCACGGTGATGGTCCGCCCGCAGTCCGCGGTCCGCGCGCTGGGCGAAGCGGTCCTCGCCGGCCTCGTCGCCGACGGCCTTGTCCCAGCACCAGCTGATCACTAA
- a CDS encoding SGNH/GDSL hydrolase family protein: MSSGEYLRYVALGDSQTEGLGDGDDIAGLRGWADRLAEQLALGSSGLRYANLAVRGRLAAQIHAEQLGPALALRPDLATVVTGVNDLLRPRFDADEVAGHLEAMFAALTAQGAHVATLTFPDLARITPLARPISSRAAALNHRIRAAALRHGVIVAETSHHPVVTDPRLWSQDRLHASPLGHERIAAAVAHALRLPGSSDSWTHPLSSPAVTPSGWRAAATELRWAATFLGPWLGRRLRGRSSGDGRTAKRPHLLPIQALPMGSEPDDEPGKRPADSPQLS, from the coding sequence ATGTCCAGCGGTGAGTACCTGCGCTACGTCGCCTTGGGCGACAGCCAGACAGAGGGGCTCGGCGACGGCGACGACATCGCCGGCCTGCGTGGATGGGCCGACCGGCTCGCTGAACAGCTCGCGCTGGGCAGCTCCGGTCTCCGGTACGCCAATCTGGCCGTACGCGGACGCCTCGCCGCCCAGATCCATGCCGAACAGCTCGGCCCCGCACTCGCCCTGCGCCCCGACCTGGCCACCGTCGTCACCGGAGTCAATGACCTGCTCCGACCCCGGTTCGACGCCGACGAGGTCGCCGGCCACCTGGAGGCGATGTTCGCCGCGCTCACCGCACAAGGCGCCCACGTGGCAACCCTCACTTTCCCTGACCTCGCAAGGATCACCCCGCTTGCCCGCCCGATCAGCTCCCGCGCCGCCGCCCTCAACCACCGCATCCGCGCCGCAGCCCTCCGCCACGGGGTCATCGTCGCCGAAACCTCCCACCACCCGGTCGTCACCGACCCGCGACTGTGGAGCCAGGACAGGCTCCACGCCAGCCCCCTCGGGCACGAACGGATCGCCGCCGCCGTCGCCCACGCGCTCCGACTTCCAGGCAGCAGCGACTCCTGGACCCACCCGCTCTCTTCGCCGGCGGTCACCCCCTCCGGATGGCGCGCTGCGGCCACCGAACTGCGCTGGGCCGCCACCTTCCTCGGCCCCTGGCTCGGCAGACGCCTGCGAGGCCGCTCCTCCGGCGACGGCCGCACAGCCAAACGCCCGCACCTCCTTCCCATCCAGGCTCTCCCCATGGGAAGCGAACCGGACGACGAACCCGGCAAACGCCCTGCCGACAGTCCACAACTCTCATAA
- a CDS encoding PadR family transcriptional regulator: MALRHAALAALLDEELSGYQLAKAFDMGVANFWHALPQQLYAELAKLEKEGLVTGREVVQDTRPNKRLFKVTEAGLAELERFAATVNKHSFIRDDLLVKVQAVDHVDGDEVIAQLTERAAFADAKIELFSRLLRQMRGDRSEEEFLRHGERIGPYLTCLRGLAFEQGNRDWCRQSAAVLRERRTAHVQR, translated from the coding sequence ATGGCGTTGCGGCACGCCGCGCTGGCGGCGCTGCTGGACGAGGAGCTCAGCGGATACCAGCTGGCCAAGGCATTCGACATGGGCGTGGCGAACTTCTGGCACGCCCTGCCCCAGCAGCTGTACGCGGAACTGGCCAAGCTGGAGAAGGAGGGGCTGGTCACCGGCCGGGAGGTGGTCCAGGACACCCGGCCCAACAAGCGCCTTTTCAAGGTCACCGAGGCCGGTCTGGCCGAGTTGGAACGGTTCGCGGCAACCGTCAACAAGCACTCCTTCATCCGTGACGACCTTCTCGTCAAGGTCCAGGCCGTCGACCACGTCGACGGCGATGAGGTGATCGCACAGCTCACGGAGCGAGCCGCCTTCGCGGACGCAAAGATCGAACTGTTCAGCAGGCTGCTGCGGCAGATGCGCGGCGACAGGAGCGAGGAGGAGTTCCTGCGCCACGGTGAACGGATCGGTCCCTACCTGACTTGTCTGCGCGGCCTCGCCTTCGAGCAGGGCAATCGAGACTGGTGCCGCCAGAGCGCGGCGGTCCTGCGGGAAAGGCGGACAGCTCATGTCCAGCGGTGA
- a CDS encoding AAA family ATPase, with protein MSGPPGTGKTTLAHELARILGCPAVVRDEIKQGMVLAIPEYEPSLGDWLNHRTLGAFFGVLRVLLEAGSTVIAEAAFQDRVWSPHLEPLTGLAQIRIIRCTAPAAVIGDRIIQRAKQDVHRTAHADHTLIRAIEAGQRPFDSFVPISLDAPTVTVDTSVSYQPSLMEVAAFISSPGCTSPSGGPPEAAPAG; from the coding sequence GTGAGCGGACCGCCCGGTACGGGCAAGACGACGCTGGCTCATGAGCTCGCCCGGATCCTGGGTTGTCCCGCGGTCGTCCGTGACGAGATCAAGCAGGGCATGGTCCTGGCCATCCCCGAGTACGAGCCGAGCCTCGGCGATTGGCTGAACCACCGGACTCTGGGGGCGTTCTTCGGTGTCCTGCGGGTGCTGTTGGAGGCCGGCAGCACAGTGATCGCCGAAGCCGCCTTCCAAGACCGGGTGTGGAGCCCGCACCTGGAACCCTTGACCGGCTTGGCGCAGATCCGGATCATCCGCTGCACGGCCCCGGCAGCCGTCATCGGTGACCGGATCATCCAGCGCGCCAAGCAGGACGTTCACCGAACGGCGCACGCTGACCATACCTTGATCAGAGCGATCGAGGCCGGGCAGCGGCCCTTCGACTCCTTCGTGCCGATTTCGCTGGATGCCCCCACAGTGACCGTGGACACCAGCGTCAGCTACCAGCCGAGCCTCATGGAGGTCGCAGCCTTTATTTCTTCCCCGGGTTGCACCAGCCCGAGCGGTGGACCCCCGGAAGCTGCACCGGCTGGCTGA
- a CDS encoding alpha/beta fold hydrolase encodes MSPQDITITDHVTPLAARDHGGDGPAVLLLHGLGGTLEAWDALAPLLARRHRVVAMDLRGHGLSGDGPWEWDAVLGDLDAVVKHFRLDRPAIVGHSLGGMLAIMWARRHPGCPAIVNLDGLRSAENDPGNYPGMAQDALKTALDQLKATFDTQAAVMGRPVPAEQAPMLPQRALTTCDGHSYLRPGPETLAALRYAPEFRDAIPLLRAVTCPALVVLSDRDPAGMDGGELMAAFRRGVRRDLHDLPGTVHVTELAASHNMVAEQPGDLTDLIIRFLTSSAKK; translated from the coding sequence GTGTCCCCTCAGGACATCACCATCACTGACCATGTCACTCCTCTGGCGGCCCGCGACCACGGCGGGGACGGCCCCGCCGTATTGCTCCTTCATGGGCTGGGCGGGACGCTCGAAGCCTGGGACGCGCTCGCACCGCTCCTCGCGCGAAGGCACCGGGTCGTGGCCATGGACTTGCGCGGCCATGGGCTGTCCGGGGACGGTCCTTGGGAGTGGGACGCGGTTCTCGGCGACCTTGATGCCGTGGTCAAGCATTTCCGCCTGGACCGTCCGGCGATCGTGGGCCACTCTCTCGGCGGCATGCTCGCCATTATGTGGGCGCGACGCCACCCCGGATGCCCGGCGATCGTCAACCTCGACGGCCTCAGGTCCGCGGAGAACGACCCAGGCAACTATCCGGGCATGGCGCAGGACGCGCTCAAGACGGCCCTCGACCAGCTCAAGGCCACCTTCGACACTCAGGCCGCGGTGATGGGCCGGCCGGTCCCCGCCGAGCAGGCGCCGATGCTCCCCCAAAGGGCCCTCACCACCTGCGACGGCCACAGCTATCTTCGCCCTGGCCCGGAGACTCTGGCGGCGCTGCGCTACGCGCCGGAGTTTCGCGATGCGATCCCCCTCCTCCGCGCGGTGACGTGCCCCGCGCTGGTGGTCCTGTCCGACCGGGACCCGGCGGGAATGGACGGCGGTGAGCTCATGGCTGCCTTCCGCCGAGGGGTACGGCGCGACCTTCACGACCTCCCGGGCACCGTTCACGTGACCGAGCTGGCCGCGAGCCACAACATGGTCGCGGAACAGCCCGGCGACCTCACCGATCTGATCATCCGATTCCTCACGAGCTCCGCGAAGAAATGA